The segment CGTGTTTTAGAAAAGACAAATCGTTTAAGGTTTTTTGCATGCGTATTAAAAATACTTTCAAATACTTTTTCATTACATACATTCTTTAAATCATTATTCATTTAACAGCCGTATTCATTAAGTTTTCAAAGTTATGTAAAAAAAAACAACATTTCTGGTAGGGTATTTTAGAATGTTATTGTATTAGATCTGAATATTCAATAAACAAAACATAAAAATTAATTAGCAATTTATAATCATTAAAAATGAAAAATTTAAAAATCAACTTATTAAGCTTAGCAATGGTAGCCGTATTCTTTTCTTGTTCTCAAAATGACAACGGAACTTTAGCCCCATATGAAGAGCCCACAGAATCCGCAAAAAGTATAACTGCAAATACAGTTATAGAAGGTGTTAAAACTCATGTAAAAAGCGATGGTTCTTTTAATAACCCAACAAACCCAGAAAGCAGTATTGAATTCGATTTTGGTTTCGATTTTGTGTACCCAATAACACTTACATATAATAACGGAACTGAAGTAGTTGTAAATGATATTACTGAGTTAGCAAAAGTAGCTTCAACTATTACAACATCAAATTATATAGATGGTATAGCATTTCCTTTCACGGTAAAAAGAAATGATGGTACAGAAGAGACAATTAGTAGTGAAGCAGATTTTGAGGACACTATAAATAGCCATGATACAGATAATGATGGCATACCAAATTATACTGATACTGATGATGATAATGATGGTGCTTTAGATACACAAGAAGATGCAAACCATGATGGAGATTCTACAAATGATGATGCAGATAATGATGGTGTGGCAAACTACCAAGACACAGACTCTGATAATGATGGGCAATTAGATCAAGATGAAGATAATGATGGTGACGGAGATTTTACAAATGATGATTCTGATAATGATGGAACCCCTGATTATACAGATTCAGATTCTGATAATGACGGTACTGATGATGGTGAAGATAGTGATGATGATAACGATGGCACCAATGATTCTGATGAAGATTATAATGGAGGAAACGGAATTGATGGTTCTAATATAGACCCTGCTTCGCTTCCTCAAACAATATTAGATTACATCACTCAAAATTATCCTAACACAACAATAACTGAGGCAGAAGTTGAAAGTAATGGGAACTATGAAGTGTCCCTAAGTAATGGAGTTGAATTATATTTTAACAGTACCGGTGATTTTTTAATGACAGGCAATGATGATAACGG is part of the Polaribacter sp. SA4-10 genome and harbors:
- a CDS encoding PepSY-like domain-containing protein; its protein translation is MKNLKINLLSLAMVAVFFSCSQNDNGTLAPYEEPTESAKSITANTVIEGVKTHVKSDGSFNNPTNPESSIEFDFGFDFVYPITLTYNNGTEVVVNDITELAKVASTITTSNYIDGIAFPFTVKRNDGTEETISSEADFEDTINSHDTDNDGIPNYTDTDDDNDGALDTQEDANHDGDSTNDDADNDGVANYQDTDSDNDGQLDQDEDNDGDGDFTNDDSDNDGTPDYTDSDSDNDGTDDGEDSDDDNDGTNDSDEDYNGGNGIDGSNIDPASLPQTILDYITQNYPNTTITEAEVESNGNYEVSLSNGVELYFNSTGDFLMTGNDDNGGNDDNDSSNIDPASLPQIILDYITQNYPNATITEAEIESNGNYEVSLSNGVELYFDQDGNFLSIGN